Below is a genomic region from bacterium.
ACTGGCCTTTCTGTCCATTGCCGACGAGGAGGGTCCGGACCGCGGCTTCCAGCTCCCGCCGGCGGAGCGTCCCCTGCTGGCCGGCGGCTGGTACAACGACGGCCGGGCCTGGCGGAGTCTGCCCGGCAAGCTCCAGCTCTGGCCCCACGCCCGGCGGGCGCCGGCCCTGCCCGTGGGCGAGTGGTGGCTGCTGCAGCCAAGGGCGGGGGCCGCGGCGGATGGCATGTGGACGGTCGGACGCGGCCCCATCGGTCCCTTCGCGGCCGATCCTTCCGCCTGGTTGCGCGCCCAGGGTCGCCTGGGCCGCTTGGTGCTGGACACGGCCCAGGTGGAGCTGCGGGCGGCGGGTCCCCTTCCCCCGGCGGCGGCGGGCCCTATTCCCTGGGTGGCCAGCCTGCGCCGCCGCTGCGCCGCCCGTCTCGCCCGGGGGACGGGGGAGGCGGGCCCCTGGCTGGAGGCCATGTTGCTGGGGGAGCGCTCCCGGCTTCCCGCCGCCGATGTCCAGGTCTGGCGCAGCACGGGGCTGGCGCACCTGCTGGCCGTCTCCGGCCTCCACGTGGGAGTGTTGGCCCTCGCCCTCTGGCATCTGCTGGCGCTGGTCCCGACCGGCCGGGGCGGCCGCGAGCTGCTGTTGGGGAGCCTGCTCCTGCTCTACGCGCCGCTGGCCGGCGGCCAGGTCTCCGTCCGCCGCGCCGTGACGATGGCCCTCTTTCTGCTGGCGGGCCGGCGCCTCGAGCGGCCGCAGGCGGGCCTGGGCCTGCTCGCCCTCGCCGCCGTCTGGATTCTCTGGCGCCACCCGGCCGAGCTGGCGCAGCCGGGATTCCAGATGTCCTTCGGCGCGGTGGCCGCCCTGATGCTGGGCATGCCGGGGAAGGGGGGCGAAGCGGCGCGGGAGCAGGCCCGGCCTGGCGGCCGGGAGCAGGCGCGACCTGGCGGCCGGGGGAGGAGGGCGGTCCACGCCGTCCGCGGCCGAGTCCTCCAGGCCCTTCGCCTGACCACCCTGGCCCAGGCCGGATCCGCCCTGGCCCAGTTGGGCACCTTCGCCGCCCTGCCCCTGGGAGGCGTCCTGCTCAACCTCGCGGCCGTGCCCCTGGCCTCCCTCTTCACCGTGGCGGGCTTCCTTCATCTCCTCCTGCCATTGCCCGGGGAGCCGCTGGGCGCCCTCTGCGCCGGACTGGCCCGGGCCCTCTGCCATCTGGCCCGCGCCGCGCCCACCGCCACCCTTGCCTGGTCGCCCCACCCCGGGCAGCTGGCCCTGCTCGGGCTGGCGACCGGCCTGCTGCTGCTGCCGTGGGGGCGCTGGCGGCGGCGCCTCCTGCTGGCCATCCCGCTCCTCATCCTCGCCGCCGATCTGCTGCCGCGCCTCTCCCGACCACGGGCCGCCTGTTGTCTCTTCGACGTGGGCCAGGGCGACGCCCTCCTCCTCACCAGCCCCAGTGGCCGCACCGTGCTGGTCGATGCAGGCTGGGAGGATCCCCGCGGCACCGGTGGGCGCGGCGCGCAACTGGCCCAGGCCGTCCATCGGCTGCACGACGGAGCCATCGATTGGCTGGTCCTGACCCATCCGGACCAGGACCACCTGGGCGGAGCCGCGGGCCTGCTCCGCACCACGGAGGTCGGGGCGGTGCTCTGGAATGGCGAGTGGAAGGTCAACCCGCCCCAGGATCGCTTGCGCCGCCTGCTGGACAGCCTGGGCACGCCCCTCGTGGAGGCCCGGCCCGGTCAGCTGCTGCAGGCCGAGCCGGGCTGGCGCGTGCGTGTCCTGGGTCCACCCCCGGCCGGCGGCGGGCGTGAGGGCAACGAGCGCAGCATTGTCCTGCGCGTGGAAGCCCCGGCCGGCACCCTGCTGCTCACAGGGGACGCCGGACACGACGAGGAGGCCTGGCTGGCCGCCTGGGACGCCTGGCTGGAAGCCGACTGGCTGAAGCTGGGGCACCACGGCTCGCGCGGCTCCACCTCCCCGGCCTTCCTGGCGGCCGTCGGAGCGCGGGAGGCCTGGATCTCCTGCGGCCGCGGCAACCGCTACGGCCACCCCCATCGCGACGTCCTGCAGCGTCTGGAGCAGAACCACATCCGGATCCACCGCAGTGACCGCGAGGGCTGGCGCTGGCTCCCGCTGGACGGCGCGGACCGGCCGCGGCGCGCCCTGACCCGCCCGCGCCTCCTGTTCGCCCAGGCCGAGCGGCCTCCCCCCTGAGCAGCGGCCTTCCCTCCTCCGCTCCCCTCACCCATCAACCAAGGAGGACCGCATGAGACGCATGGTGTGGCTGCTCGCCCTGGCCTGCGCGGCCTGGGGCGGGCCGGTGTTCCATGAGCCCTGGCTGGGCGCCATGGAGTTGGAGGAGGGCTGGGCGGCCTGGGGCCGGACCCATGTCTGGTGGAGCGGCGGCGTGGAGGGGCGCGAAAACGAGCAAGGCCTTCCGGCGGGCGTGGTGGCCCTGCTGCCGGATGGGGCTGGGCTGTGGGCGGCCCAGGCCGATGGCTGCCTGCGTCGGCTGGAGCCGGGGCCCTCGCTGGTCTGGCAGGCCGGCCGCAGCTGCCGGGCGGGCTTGGCGGAGGGGGCCGGCATTGCCTGGCAACTACTTGATGGAGAGATCTGGCGCATCGCCCTGCGGGGGGGGGCTTCGCCCGAGGGCCTTGGCCATTGGCCGCTGCCCGCGGCCGGACCTCCCTGGGAACTGAAGCGCCTGGACGGAAGCACATGGATGAGGACGGGCAGCGCCTTATGCCGTTTGTCGGCGGAAGGGCCGCTGCCCGTGGCGCACCTTCCCCTCAAATGGCGGGACTGGCTGGTCTGGGCGGATGCCCTGCTGGTCCTGGACGAAGAGGGTGGGCTGCATTGGCTCGATTCCTGGCAAGGAAGGGCCCGACCCCATTGCCGCGTGGAGGCGCCGCCCCCGGGCGGCCGCTGGCGCGCCCTGGCGGCGGGGCGGGACCTGCTCTGGC
It encodes:
- a CDS encoding DNA internalization-related competence protein ComEC/Rec2; this encodes MAEAGRRTIAPVHLWLLGVTVGGALLWRLLPPVPPTALFALPLLLLWPNARGGLGLVRLSAAALLLLPVLHGAAVRPPGPAAAADLARASRALLLRPLADPATELAFLSIADEEGPDRGFQLPPAERPLLAGGWYNDGRAWRSLPGKLQLWPHARRAPALPVGEWWLLQPRAGAAADGMWTVGRGPIGPFAADPSAWLRAQGRLGRLVLDTAQVELRAAGPLPPAAAGPIPWVASLRRRCAARLARGTGEAGPWLEAMLLGERSRLPAADVQVWRSTGLAHLLAVSGLHVGVLALALWHLLALVPTGRGGRELLLGSLLLLYAPLAGGQVSVRRAVTMALFLLAGRRLERPQAGLGLLALAAVWILWRHPAELAQPGFQMSFGAVAALMLGMPGKGGEAAREQARPGGREQARPGGRGRRAVHAVRGRVLQALRLTTLAQAGSALAQLGTFAALPLGGVLLNLAAVPLASLFTVAGFLHLLLPLPGEPLGALCAGLARALCHLARAAPTATLAWSPHPGQLALLGLATGLLLLPWGRWRRRLLLAIPLLILAADLLPRLSRPRAACCLFDVGQGDALLLTSPSGRTVLVDAGWEDPRGTGGRGAQLAQAVHRLHDGAIDWLVLTHPDQDHLGGAAGLLRTTEVGAVLWNGEWKVNPPQDRLRRLLDSLGTPLVEARPGQLLQAEPGWRVRVLGPPPAGGGREGNERSIVLRVEAPAGTLLLTGDAGHDEEAWLAAWDAWLEADWLKLGHHGSRGSTSPAFLAAVGAREAWISCGRGNRYGHPHRDVLQRLEQNHIRIHRSDREGWRWLPLDGADRPRRALTRPRLLFAQAERPPP